The following are encoded in a window of Lactobacillus acidophilus genomic DNA:
- a CDS encoding CpsD/CapB family tyrosine-protein kinase has product MPLFKKKRGTDETIKHGAKLITVAKPKSPIAEQFRTVRTNINFMAVDHDIKSLAFTSANISEDKSTVAANVAVTYAQAGRKVLLVDADLRRPTVHSTFNLSNHVGLSTVISSTAKEVDLDSVVQESGVDNLYVLTAGPMPPNPAELIGSKRMRDFVKLTEEHYDLVIIDLAPVLEVSDTQELASHLDGVVLVVRQGKTQKMAIKRAVEMLEFAKARILGYIMNDVSSDNAGYGYGYGYGYGYGYGEEDTKKKGLFSKFRK; this is encoded by the coding sequence ATGCCATTATTTAAGAAAAAGCGTGGTACAGATGAAACTATTAAACATGGTGCTAAGTTAATCACTGTAGCTAAGCCAAAGAGTCCAATAGCTGAACAATTCCGTACTGTTCGTACTAATATTAACTTTATGGCAGTGGATCATGACATTAAGTCTTTAGCATTTACTTCTGCTAATATTAGTGAAGATAAATCTACTGTGGCTGCTAACGTTGCTGTTACTTATGCTCAAGCAGGTCGTAAAGTCTTATTGGTCGATGCCGACTTACGTAGACCTACAGTGCACTCAACCTTTAACTTAAGTAATCATGTTGGTCTTAGTACGGTTATCTCTTCAACTGCTAAGGAAGTTGATCTTGATAGCGTAGTACAAGAGAGCGGCGTAGATAATCTTTACGTGTTAACGGCTGGTCCGATGCCACCTAACCCGGCAGAACTGATAGGTTCTAAGCGTATGCGTGACTTTGTTAAACTTACTGAAGAACACTACGATTTAGTTATTATCGACTTAGCTCCTGTTCTTGAAGTATCTGATACACAAGAACTTGCTAGTCACTTAGATGGGGTTGTCTTAGTAGTTCGCCAAGGGAAGACGCAAAAGATGGCCATTAAGCGTGCTGTTGAAATGCTTGAATTTGCAAAGGCACGTATCTTGGGTTACATCATGAATGATGTAAGTTCTGATAATGCGGGTTATGGCTATGGTTACGGCTACGGCTATGGTTATGGCTACGGAGAAGAAGATACAAAGAAAAAAGGATTGTTCTCTAAATTTAGGAAGTAA
- a CDS encoding tyrosine-protein phosphatase, producing the protein MTLVDIHCHILPGIDDGSKDWETSIKLARDAVKDGITHAVCTPHTLNGKYLNHKDDVIRLTENFQDMLDEAKIPLTVFPGQEVRISGDLPDALDNDDILFLDEEGQYMLLEFPSDDVPTYAKDMIFSIQQRGITPIVVHPERNSRILKEPHISQELIEQGCLVQITASSYVGTFGQKIEEMSRRFIEAGQCACFASDAHDLPKRQYEYSAALKKLSNEFGSGRAQEFEDNARAIVNGDNVQLNWRPLKKKKKFWLF; encoded by the coding sequence ATGACTTTAGTTGATATTCACTGTCACATTTTGCCAGGAATTGATGATGGATCAAAAGATTGGGAAACATCAATTAAGTTGGCAAGGGATGCTGTAAAAGATGGTATAACACATGCAGTATGTACACCACATACGTTAAATGGAAAATATCTTAATCACAAAGATGATGTGATTCGATTAACTGAGAACTTTCAAGATATGCTTGATGAAGCAAAGATTCCATTAACAGTATTTCCTGGGCAAGAAGTGCGTATTTCAGGCGATTTGCCTGATGCATTAGATAATGATGACATTCTCTTCTTAGATGAAGAGGGACAATACATGTTATTGGAATTTCCAAGTGATGATGTACCAACTTATGCTAAAGATATGATCTTTAGCATTCAACAACGTGGTATTACACCAATTGTTGTGCATCCGGAACGTAACAGTAGAATCTTAAAAGAGCCACATATCTCGCAAGAATTAATTGAGCAAGGTTGTCTAGTTCAAATTACTGCTAGTTCATATGTTGGAACATTTGGCCAGAAAATAGAAGAAATGAGTAGACGCTTCATTGAAGCTGGACAATGTGCTTGCTTTGCATCCGATGCTCATGATCTGCCTAAGAGACAATATGAATATAGTGCAGCATTAAAGAAGTTGAGCAATGAATTTGGAAGTGGACGTGCTCAAGAATTCGAAGATAATGCTCGCGCAATTGTGAACGGCGATAATGTTCAATTGAATTGGCGACCACTTAAGAAAAAGAAGAAGTTTTGGTTATTTTAA
- a CDS encoding sugar transferase, whose translation MAMERLKVNPKKVYNRPFYHTVKRLFDIVASAIGLVLLSPLFLYLIIRIRHEDGGPAFYSQERIGKNEKPFRMWKFRSMVVNADKMLDKLEDQNEVNGAMFKIKDDPRITKIGHMIRKYSLDELPQLYNVLIGDMSLVGPRPPLPSEVEEYTDYDKQRLLVMPGCTGLWQVTRRNEADFDEMVWLDIVYINHSGLWEDFKLIIKTVLVMIHPNGAY comes from the coding sequence ATGGCGATGGAAAGACTGAAAGTTAATCCTAAGAAGGTATATAATCGACCTTTTTATCACACAGTTAAGCGGTTATTTGATATCGTAGCCAGTGCGATTGGATTAGTTCTTCTATCACCATTATTTTTGTATCTAATTATTAGAATTAGACACGAAGATGGTGGCCCAGCATTTTATTCGCAAGAGCGAATTGGTAAGAATGAAAAGCCATTTAGAATGTGGAAGTTTCGTTCCATGGTTGTTAATGCAGATAAGATGCTGGATAAATTAGAAGATCAAAATGAAGTCAATGGAGCTATGTTTAAGATTAAAGATGATCCAAGAATTACCAAAATTGGGCATATGATTCGTAAATATAGTCTTGATGAATTACCACAATTATACAATGTTCTGATCGGAGACATGTCGTTAGTAGGACCACGTCCACCTCTTCCTTCTGAAGTTGAAGAGTATACGGATTATGATAAACAACGTCTATTAGTTATGCCTGGGTGTACTGGACTTTGGCAAGTAACGCGTAGAAATGAAGCAGACTTTGATGAAATGGTATGGCTTGATATTGTTTATATCAATCATTCTGGATTGTGGGAAGACTTTAAATTGATTATTAAGACCGTATTAGTTATGATTCATCCGAATGGGGCTTATTAA
- a CDS encoding DUF4422 domain-containing protein: protein MKIKILVAAHKKFPMPNTDGYMPVLVGAAKNYKPDIKYQRDDEGDNISFKNPNYNELTAVYWAWKNLENVDAVGLVHYRRLFFDTKPYTLSNVISIKKIEELLTQYDVILPKKRNYYIETNYSHYIHAHHREPLDRTRDVVAQNYPQYLSNFDKAMHRRKAHMFNMFIMRKKVFESYCNFVFGVLSKLENIIDISNYSVQEARVYGYISELLMDVWLETNGIKYVEMPWGQIGGKNNVKKAIFLIKRKMGIKTKTHF from the coding sequence ATGAAAATAAAAATTTTAGTTGCTGCACATAAGAAATTTCCAATGCCAAATACTGATGGATATATGCCTGTGTTAGTAGGTGCAGCTAAAAATTATAAACCAGACATTAAATATCAAAGAGACGACGAGGGTGATAATATATCTTTTAAGAATCCAAATTATAATGAACTGACCGCTGTTTATTGGGCTTGGAAGAATTTGGAAAATGTAGATGCAGTAGGTCTTGTCCACTATCGTCGTCTCTTTTTTGATACGAAACCGTATACGTTAAGTAATGTTATTAGTATCAAAAAAATAGAAGAATTACTAACTCAATATGATGTAATCCTTCCTAAAAAAAGAAACTATTATATTGAGACAAATTATTCTCATTATATACATGCTCATCATCGGGAACCTTTAGATAGAACGAGAGATGTAGTTGCCCAAAATTATCCACAATATTTATCAAATTTTGATAAAGCAATGCATAGAAGAAAAGCGCATATGTTTAATATGTTCATAATGCGTAAAAAGGTTTTTGAATCATATTGTAATTTTGTTTTTGGTGTATTGAGTAAATTAGAAAATATAATAGATATTTCAAATTATTCTGTACAAGAAGCAAGAGTATATGGATATATTTCAGAATTGTTAATGGATGTTTGGCTTGAAACTAATGGAATCAAATATGTTGAAATGCCATGGGGACAGATTGGCGGTAAGAATAATGTGAAAAAGGCTATTTTTCTTATAAAAAGAAAGATGGGAATAAAGACTAAAACACACTTTTAA
- a CDS encoding glycosyltransferase family 2 protein, with the protein MNNIAAIVVTYNRKKLLKKCIKGLKEQTEKADIIIIDNMSTDGTLEMLQPLINSNEIIYHSTGKNIGGAGGFYEGIKLAYEMGYKYFWLMDDDCIPTSSALEKLMNVVNEKKNFGFLVSKALWKDGEVCKMNIPKIKLTKQVNDFSKKVIQIKMGTFVSFLTSREVVEKVGLPIKEFFIWGDDLEYSQRISQKFPSYLVTNSLVYHETKLNEGSNIALDSVDRLKRYKLAYRNEVVLFKEMGLQGQMYQYFRLVLHCGRILFKSKDHKKERLNIIFQGTRAGYNFHPVIKNIK; encoded by the coding sequence ATGAATAATATAGCAGCGATAGTAGTTACATATAATAGAAAAAAATTATTAAAAAAATGTATTAAAGGACTAAAAGAGCAAACAGAAAAAGCTGATATCATTATTATTGATAATATGAGTACTGATGGTACTTTAGAAATGTTACAGCCTTTAATTAATTCAAACGAAATAATTTATCACTCGACTGGAAAAAATATTGGTGGTGCTGGTGGCTTTTATGAGGGAATAAAACTAGCTTATGAAATGGGATATAAATATTTTTGGTTAATGGATGATGATTGTATTCCAACTTCTTCCGCTTTAGAAAAATTAATGAATGTAGTAAATGAGAAAAAAAATTTTGGTTTTTTGGTAAGTAAAGCCCTATGGAAAGATGGAGAAGTATGTAAAATGAATATACCTAAGATAAAACTTACCAAGCAAGTAAATGATTTCTCAAAAAAGGTTATTCAAATTAAAATGGGAACATTCGTTTCGTTTCTAACCTCAAGAGAAGTAGTAGAAAAAGTAGGATTACCTATAAAAGAATTCTTTATTTGGGGGGATGATTTGGAATATAGCCAAAGAATTTCCCAAAAATTTCCATCTTATTTGGTTACAAATAGTCTTGTGTATCATGAAACTAAATTGAATGAAGGGTCTAATATTGCATTAGATAGCGTTGATCGTTTAAAACGATATAAACTTGCATATAGAAATGAAGTTGTTTTGTTTAAAGAAATGGGATTGCAAGGGCAAATGTATCAATATTTTCGTTTAGTTCTGCATTGTGGACGGATTCTGTTTAAGAGCAAAGATCATAAAAAAGAACGATTGAATATTATTTTTCAAGGCACACGAGCTGGATATAATTTCCATCCCGTAATAAAAAATATCAAATAG
- a CDS encoding glycosyltransferase, with the protein MRVLIVHNREISDFPPVRSLVDALIANKVKTTIITRDENNVLDSYGDKLKVLELLPYASNGNFKNTYKFFENRKLIRKWVKKEMKNNDIIWTTTDATVREIGPDLLNYKHVMQLMELVEYVPKFPLIPKKNLFKFNITKYAHHAWKIVVPEINRAYIQKVWWDLEKTPKILPNKPYKINFENKDDDTSRISDIIETMRSDQRLKILYQGVFDKDRKLDEFAKTIENESDKFCLYIMGKQNKYSKELCKKYPHIRYIPYITSPNHLKITREADIGLLPYFPVRVGNNSILNALYCAPNKIYEYSAFGKPMLGTDVLGLKYPFEKYKMGYTVSKLEEKEILEKLNKILVNYQKMSENSRRFFQSVNWDKKIDEILEIKEEEKD; encoded by the coding sequence ATGAGAGTTTTAATTGTACATAATAGAGAAATTAGCGATTTTCCGCCTGTTAGAAGTCTGGTTGATGCTTTAATAGCTAATAAAGTTAAAACCACTATAATTACTCGAGATGAAAATAATGTATTAGATAGTTATGGTGATAAATTAAAAGTTTTGGAATTATTGCCATATGCTTCAAATGGTAATTTTAAAAATACTTATAAATTTTTTGAAAATAGAAAGCTAATTAGAAAATGGGTAAAGAAGGAGATGAAAAATAATGATATTATTTGGACAACTACGGATGCAACTGTTCGAGAAATTGGACCTGATTTGCTTAATTACAAACATGTTATGCAATTAATGGAATTAGTTGAATACGTGCCAAAATTCCCTTTAATTCCTAAAAAAAATTTATTTAAATTCAATATAACTAAATATGCCCATCATGCTTGGAAGATAGTGGTACCTGAAATAAATAGAGCTTATATTCAAAAGGTATGGTGGGATCTTGAAAAAACTCCTAAAATTTTACCCAATAAACCATATAAAATTAACTTTGAAAATAAAGATGATGATACTTCAAGAATATCAGATATTATAGAGACAATGCGAAGTGATCAACGATTAAAAATATTATATCAAGGTGTATTTGATAAAGATAGAAAATTAGATGAATTTGCAAAGACAATTGAAAATGAAAGTGATAAATTTTGTCTTTATATAATGGGAAAACAAAATAAATATAGTAAAGAACTTTGTAAAAAATATCCCCATATTCGATATATACCATATATAACATCACCGAATCATTTGAAAATAACAAGAGAAGCAGATATTGGATTACTACCATATTTTCCAGTAAGAGTTGGTAATAATTCAATATTAAATGCGTTATATTGTGCACCGAATAAAATTTATGAATACTCTGCATTTGGTAAGCCAATGCTAGGAACTGATGTCTTAGGGTTAAAATATCCTTTTGAAAAGTATAAAATGGGGTATACGGTTTCAAAATTAGAAGAAAAAGAAATTTTAGAAAAATTAAATAAAATACTTGTCAATTATCAGAAGATGAGTGAAAATTCCAGACGTTTCTTTCAATCTGTTAATTGGGATAAGAAAATTGATGAAATTTTGGAGATTAAAGAAGAGGAAAAAGATTGA
- a CDS encoding glycosyltransferase family 2 protein, which produces MKKKTLTIGVAAYNAAKIISNCLDSLLIDEVKNDIEVLVINDGSTDNIQSVVATYENRYPNSIRLINKKNGGHGSTINKTIEEAKGEYLKMVDADDSVEKQGFIALVRHLKKTNADVVMSPYYRVNIVNNHKKLIGYLKSSNKESIVDNKLVNLQDIYQDLLVAMHSLTYRTTLLKENNYKIDEHCFYVDVEYSIYYFLKAKNVLLLNEPVYNYNIGSSDQSVNIDNMRARRAQHLRVAKSMVNFYKKERNKIPSYMKSFFKNNIVNMILVNEYKLLMSLKSSKNSKIELIKFDKYLKKNSIELYEGVTTFNNSKKIKLLKILRKINFNGYTIVHNLCKKSLTTHI; this is translated from the coding sequence TTGAAGAAAAAAACATTAACTATCGGGGTAGCTGCATATAATGCGGCAAAAATTATTTCTAATTGTTTAGATAGTTTACTCATTGATGAAGTAAAAAATGATATAGAAGTTTTAGTTATTAATGATGGCTCCACAGATAACATACAAAGTGTTGTAGCTACGTATGAAAATAGATATCCTAATAGTATACGGTTAATTAATAAAAAAAATGGAGGACATGGTTCTACAATTAATAAGACAATAGAAGAAGCTAAGGGCGAGTATTTAAAAATGGTGGATGCTGATGATAGTGTTGAAAAACAAGGTTTCATAGCATTAGTACGTCATCTGAAGAAAACCAATGCTGATGTTGTTATGTCACCGTATTATAGAGTAAATATTGTTAATAATCATAAAAAATTAATAGGTTATTTAAAGTCTTCGAATAAGGAGAGTATTGTTGATAATAAACTCGTAAATCTGCAGGATATTTATCAAGACTTATTGGTAGCAATGCATAGTTTGACTTACAGGACTACTTTGTTAAAGGAAAATAATTATAAAATAGATGAACATTGTTTTTATGTGGATGTTGAATATTCTATTTACTATTTCTTAAAAGCTAAGAATGTATTATTACTTAATGAACCTGTATATAACTATAATATAGGTTCCTCTGATCAAAGTGTTAATATAGATAATATGAGAGCTAGAAGGGCGCAACACTTAAGGGTAGCAAAAAGTATGGTGAACTTTTATAAAAAAGAAAGAAATAAAATTCCTTCATATATGAAAAGCTTTTTTAAAAATAATATAGTTAATATGATCTTAGTTAATGAATATAAGTTATTAATGTCACTAAAATCAAGTAAAAACTCAAAAATAGAATTGATAAAATTCGATAAATATTTAAAAAAGAATTCTATTGAGTTATATGAGGGTGTCACAACCTTTAATAATAGTAAAAAAATAAAACTACTTAAAATATTGAGAAAAATAAATTTTAATGGATATACCATAGTTCATAATTTATGTAAAAAGTCGTTGACTACTCATATATAA
- a CDS encoding O-antigen polymerase: MILLVITLLGLSITSYYLNNRNLVSPAFLLSTTFFICSLVALINQNKWQLILNRKTYLVICGAILEFIIVTYLVNKLLSVVKFQYKNSKKSKLNAPYISTRKSYILFAIQLLLIIYVIRNLKEVTKINNIFQAASALNQSSLPNYIGQPIALSKIANIFLAFILASGLYTGYVFFLYIIVKKNFRFDLFINMFISILAPFVTGSRGNSIYMIISWVIYCYLILWKNNKLNFKMQFKFVMRITLVLIILLLLLPLTAVLFGRRMDNWDEYLSIYIGAQIKNLNEFILNNNFPLQTSIFGQQTFFTIIPLVSKLIGLNIPSYKLDLPYQAIGSLSLGNVYTTFYPWLYDFGYKGVFLLTLIMAIVVEFIYHLALHSKLQFGLSILLYGYLGSFVALLFFSNKFYEGLNSTLILIIMSWILLIYIFKQKKGKIK, translated from the coding sequence ATGATTTTATTAGTCATTACTCTCTTAGGGTTATCTATAACATCTTATTATTTAAATAATAGAAATTTAGTTTCTCCAGCATTTCTTTTAAGCACAACTTTTTTTATTTGTTCTTTGGTTGCTTTAATTAATCAAAATAAATGGCAACTTATTTTAAATAGAAAAACATACTTAGTTATTTGTGGTGCCATATTAGAATTTATTATAGTGACATATTTAGTTAATAAACTGTTGTCTGTAGTTAAATTTCAATATAAAAATAGTAAAAAATCAAAATTAAATGCGCCTTATATTAGCACGAGAAAATCATACATATTGTTTGCTATACAGTTATTATTAATTATTTATGTAATTAGGAATCTAAAAGAAGTTACTAAAATAAATAATATTTTTCAAGCTGCTTCGGCATTAAACCAATCTAGTTTGCCCAATTATATAGGGCAGCCTATTGCATTATCGAAAATTGCTAATATTTTCTTGGCATTCATATTAGCAAGTGGTTTATATACAGGTTATGTTTTTTTTCTATATATTATTGTAAAGAAAAACTTTAGATTTGACTTATTTATTAATATGTTTATTAGTATATTAGCTCCATTTGTTACTGGATCGCGTGGCAATTCTATTTATATGATCATTTCTTGGGTTATATATTGTTACTTGATATTGTGGAAAAACAATAAATTGAATTTTAAAATGCAGTTTAAATTTGTTATGAGAATAACCCTAGTTTTGATTATATTACTTTTGTTATTGCCCCTAACAGCCGTTTTATTTGGTAGAAGAATGGATAATTGGGATGAATATCTTAGTATTTATATAGGTGCACAAATAAAGAATTTAAATGAATTCATCTTAAATAATAATTTTCCATTGCAAACAAGTATATTTGGACAGCAAACATTTTTTACAATAATTCCTTTGGTTTCAAAATTAATTGGACTAAATATTCCTAGTTATAAGTTGGATTTACCATATCAAGCAATCGGAAGTTTATCTTTAGGAAATGTGTATACGACATTTTACCCTTGGTTATATGATTTTGGTTATAAAGGTGTTTTTCTTTTAACATTAATCATGGCAATAGTCGTAGAATTTATATATCATTTAGCATTACATAGTAAATTGCAATTCGGATTAAGTATACTGTTATATGGATATTTAGGAAGCTTTGTAGCATTATTGTTTTTCTCTAATAAGTTTTATGAAGGACTAAATTCTACTTTGATTTTAATAATAATGTCATGGATACTACTAATTTACATTTTTAAGCAAAAGAAAGGGAAAATAAAGTGA
- the glf gene encoding UDP-galactopyranose mutase translates to MKTYLVVGSGLFAAVFAHEAAKRGNKVKVIEKRDHIAGNIYTKEIDGIQVHKYGAHIFHTSNKKVWDYVHQFADFNRYTNSPVANYKGHMYNLPFNMNTFSEMWGVRTPQEAMAKINEQRQEMAGKEPQNLEEQAISLIGRDIYEKLIKGYTEKQWGRKATELPAFIIKRLPVRLVYDNNYFNDDYQGIPIGGYTKMVENMLGDPDITVKLNTDFFDNKDDYLKNFDKIIYTGMIDKFFDYKLGELEYRSLRFETEEKDVNNYQGNAVINYTEAEIPYTRVIEHKHFEFGKGDNDKTIITREYPADWKRGDEPYYPINNKRNNDLYAKYAELAKKQDKVIFGGRLGQYKYYNMDQVIAAALDTVNSEFGD, encoded by the coding sequence GTGAAGACATATTTAGTTGTAGGTTCTGGTCTTTTTGCAGCTGTGTTTGCTCACGAGGCTGCAAAACGTGGAAATAAAGTTAAGGTAATTGAAAAAAGAGACCATATTGCAGGCAACATCTATACTAAAGAAATAGATGGCATTCAAGTTCATAAATATGGTGCTCATATTTTCCATACTTCTAATAAGAAGGTTTGGGATTATGTTCATCAATTTGCGGATTTTAATCGCTATACTAATAGTCCTGTTGCCAATTATAAGGGACATATGTATAACTTACCTTTCAATATGAATACCTTTAGTGAAATGTGGGGTGTTAGAACACCACAAGAAGCTATGGCTAAGATCAATGAGCAACGTCAAGAAATGGCTGGAAAAGAACCGCAAAATTTAGAAGAGCAGGCTATTTCTTTAATTGGTAGAGATATCTATGAAAAGTTAATCAAAGGATATACTGAAAAACAATGGGGCAGAAAAGCTACAGAGCTTCCAGCTTTTATCATTAAACGTCTTCCAGTTCGATTAGTTTATGATAATAATTACTTTAATGATGATTATCAAGGAATTCCAATTGGCGGTTATACTAAGATGGTTGAAAATATGTTGGGTGATCCTGATATCACAGTTAAATTAAATACTGATTTTTTTGATAATAAAGATGATTACTTAAAGAACTTTGACAAGATTATTTATACTGGTATGATTGATAAATTCTTTGATTATAAATTAGGTGAACTAGAATACCGTTCACTTCGTTTTGAAACTGAAGAAAAAGATGTAAATAATTACCAAGGAAATGCAGTGATCAATTATACTGAAGCAGAAATTCCATATACTCGTGTAATTGAACACAAGCATTTTGAATTTGGAAAAGGTGACAATGATAAAACAATCATCACTCGAGAATACCCAGCTGATTGGAAACGTGGTGATGAACCTTATTATCCAATAAATAATAAGCGTAATAATGACTTATATGCTAAGTATGCAGAATTAGCTAAAAAGCAGGATAAAGTTATTTTTGGTGGACGTCTTGGTCAATATAAGTATTACAATATGGATCAAGTTATTGCAGCAGCGCTTGATACCGTTAATAGTGAATTTGGTGATTAA
- a CDS encoding flippase → MKVVRNYLYNVGYQVLAIIVPLITSAYVSRVLRPEGVGANAFTNSIIQYFILFASMGIGYYGNRQIAYVREDSHKMAQTFWEIQIVKTMMTLLSIIAFEIFMMFYTRQPEYMIAQSINLVAVAFDISWFYEGIEDFKVTVLKNSFVKLISMAAIFLLIKGPYDVTLYIVVLAVSTLLGNLTLWPNIKKDLPKININILNPWRHFLPMAELFIPQIATQVYVQLNKTMLGGMVSETSAGYYQYSDNLVKLILALVTATGTVMLPHVANAVSKGNMREVNQMLYKSFDFVSAVSYPMMFGLAAISLTLAPKYYGPGYDPVGPAMMIESIVILMIAWSNVLGVQYLLPINHQRDFTVSVTVGAVVNVILNIPLIHNWGLDGAMWSTVISEISVTLYQLWAVKGLLNYRQLFLNSWKYLLSGIIMFVLVFWMNQHFQDSWLMMGLEIIIGVIIYGVMIIFFKAPIIDQAKKIVNDKLKNVK, encoded by the coding sequence ATGAAGGTTGTAAGAAATTACCTTTATAATGTTGGATATCAAGTACTAGCAATTATTGTACCTTTAATTACATCAGCTTATGTTAGTCGGGTACTTAGACCTGAAGGTGTTGGTGCAAATGCATTTACTAATTCAATAATTCAATATTTTATACTTTTTGCAAGTATGGGCATAGGCTATTATGGTAATCGTCAGATTGCTTATGTACGTGAAGATTCACATAAGATGGCGCAAACATTTTGGGAAATTCAAATAGTAAAAACAATGATGACACTTTTGTCTATTATTGCATTTGAAATTTTCATGATGTTCTATACAAGACAACCTGAATATATGATCGCTCAATCCATTAATTTAGTGGCAGTTGCATTTGATATATCTTGGTTTTACGAAGGAATAGAAGACTTTAAGGTTACAGTCTTAAAAAATTCTTTTGTTAAATTAATATCTATGGCAGCAATTTTCCTATTAATTAAGGGACCATATGATGTGACTTTATATATTGTTGTTTTAGCGGTTTCAACATTATTAGGAAATTTGACTTTATGGCCTAATATTAAAAAAGATCTTCCTAAAATTAACATAAATATTTTAAATCCATGGCGACATTTTTTGCCTATGGCAGAATTATTTATTCCACAAATTGCTACACAAGTATATGTTCAATTAAATAAAACTATGCTTGGTGGTATGGTAAGTGAAACTTCCGCGGGATACTATCAATACTCTGATAATCTGGTTAAACTGATTTTAGCTCTAGTAACTGCAACAGGTACTGTCATGCTTCCTCATGTTGCTAATGCCGTGTCAAAAGGAAATATGCGAGAAGTCAATCAAATGTTATATAAATCATTTGATTTTGTTTCGGCTGTGTCATATCCAATGATGTTTGGCTTAGCTGCAATTTCTTTAACATTAGCACCAAAATATTATGGCCCAGGGTATGATCCTGTTGGCCCAGCTATGATGATAGAATCTATTGTTATATTGATGATTGCCTGGAGCAATGTACTTGGAGTTCAATATTTGTTACCTATTAATCATCAACGTGATTTTACAGTTTCAGTAACAGTAGGTGCGGTTGTTAATGTTATTTTAAATATACCGTTAATTCATAATTGGGGTTTAGATGGTGCAATGTGGTCTACTGTTATTTCTGAAATTTCAGTTACTTTGTATCAACTATGGGCTGTTAAAGGATTACTAAATTATAGACAACTTTTTTTAAATTCTTGGAAATATTTATTGTCAGGGATAATTATGTTTGTTCTTGTATTTTGGATGAATCAGCATTTCCAAGATAGTTGGCTAATGATGGGATTAGAAATTATTATTGGTGTAATAATATATGGTGTAATGATTATATTTTTTAAGGCACCTATTATTGATCAGGCAAAGAAAATAGTTAATGATAAATTGAAAAATGTAAAATAA